Proteins from one Triticum aestivum cultivar Chinese Spring chromosome 7A, IWGSC CS RefSeq v2.1, whole genome shotgun sequence genomic window:
- the LOC123152568 gene encoding uncharacterized protein, with product MLLLQKHVLLLSLRARATSALLAFRHRCLFSNTRFAATAAAVAASASPAPFAVADYLVASCHLTPAQAVKASKVLSRLKSPSKPEAVLAFLSDLGLSDADVAAVVVYDPLLLCSEVDKTLVPRLTELRDLGLSPSQIARLVLVDPARFRRPTIISKLQYYVPLFGSFENLLQALKYNSYLLSSDLENVVKPNVALLRECGLGDCDIAKLCIPVPRLLTSKPERIQAMVARAEDVGVPRGSAMFRHALLAVAFLSEEKIAAKVEFLKKTFRWSEAEVAIAVAKLPVVLRNSQERLLRMSEFLMSEVGLEPEYIAHRPAMLTYSLEARLKPRYYVVKFLKENGLLKPNRSFYTAAQVSEKVFVDKFIRPHKEAAPRLAEDYAATLKGEVPTRFRLQEPRTGLNSI from the coding sequence atgcTTCTCCTCCAGAAacacgtcctcctcctctctctccgtgCCCGCGCCACAAGTGCCCTACTCGCGTTCCGCCACCGATGCCTCTTCTCCAACACCCgattcgccgccaccgccgccgccgtggcgGCGTCGGCTAGCCCTGCCCCGTTCGCCGTGGCGGACTACCTCGTCGCGTCTTGCCACCTCACCCCGGCGCAGGCCGTCAAGGCCTCCAAGGTCCTCTCCCGCCTCAAGTCCCCCTCCAAGCCCGAGGCCGTCCTCGCCTTCCTCTCCGACCTCGGCCTCTCCGACGCcgacgtcgccgccgtcgtcgtgtacgaccctctcctcctctgctccgagGTCGACAAGACCCTCGTCCCGCGCCTCACCGAGCTCCGGGACCTCGGGCTCTCCCCGTCCCAGATCGCCCGCCTCGTCCTGGTCGACCCCGCCCGCTTCCGCCGCCCCACCATCATCTCCAAGCTGCAGTACTACGTCCCCCTCTTCGGCTCCTTCGAGAACCTCCTCCAGGCGCTCAAGTACAACTCCTACCTCCTCAGCTCCGACCTGGAGAACGTTGTCAAGCCCAACGTCGCGCTCCTCCGGGAGTGCGGGCTAGGTGACTGTGATATTGCCAAGCTATGCATCCCTGTGCCGAGGTTGCTCACCAGCAAGCCAGAGCGCATCCAGGCCATGGTGGCGCGTGCCGAAGATGTCGGTGTGCCCCGTGGCTCTGCGATGTTCAGGCACGCGCTGTTGGCTGTCGCATTCCTCAGCGAGGAGAAGATTGCTGCTAAGGTGGAGTTCCTGAAGAAGACTTTCAGGTGGTCGGAAGCTGAGGTGGCCATTGCTGTTGCCAAGCTTCCTGTGGTGCTGAGGAACTCCCAGGAGAGGCTGTTGCGCATGTCGGAATTCTTGATGTCCGAGGTTGGGTTAGAGCCGGAGTACATTGCTCACAGGCCGGCAATGCTCACTTATAGCTTAGAGGCCCGGCTCAAACCTCGGTACTATGTTGTGAAGTTCCTTAAAGAAAATGGATTGCTAAAGCCTAACCGAAGCTTCTACACCGCAGCCCAGGTGAGTGAGAAGGTATTCGTGGACAAGTTCATACGTCCTCACAAGGAAGCTGCGCCTCGCCTTGCTGAAGACTATGCTGCTACTCTCAAAGGGGAAGTGCCCACTAGATTCAGATTGCAAGAACCAAGAACAGGCTTGAATAGTATTTAA